One window of Mus caroli chromosome 11, CAROLI_EIJ_v1.1, whole genome shotgun sequence genomic DNA carries:
- the Mrm1 gene encoding rRNA methyltransferase 1, mitochondrial, with the protein MRRLWTIGCFSRLIARHFSSVARRGERPGGEELSRLLLDDLAPAQRLERLFGLSPCLLALRAARRRVARLLLQAGKAGLQGERAELLRVAEARGIPVLRPRRQKLDALCGYQVHQGVCMEVSPLRPRPCDEAADTSSGDDPQQLWLVLEGLQDPRNLGAVMRSAHFLGVDRVITSRRNSCPLTPVVSKASAGAMEVMDVFATPDLPGFLQAKAQQGWLVVGTVGCPGPEISQSSKVPITSCLEFVWDRPTLLVLGSEGSGLSQEVFASCQLLLTILPRRHLPPGLESLNVSVATGILLHSICSQKKVFPVQERGQLLQDS; encoded by the exons ATGCGGCGACTCTGGACGATCGGGTGCTTCAGTCGCCTGATTGCCCGCCATTTCTCCTCGGTGGCTCGGCGCGGGGAACGGCCTGGCGGGGAGGAGCTGAGTCGCTTGCTTCTGGATGACCTGGCGCCGGCCCAGCGGCTGGAACGTCTATTTGGCCTGTCCCCATGCCTCCTGGCCTTGCGGGCCGCCCGTCGGCGCGTGGCCCGGCTCCTGCTCCAGGCCGGTAAGGCTGGGCTGCAGGGGGAGCGAGCCGAGCTGCTCCGGGTGGCCGAGGCTCGGGGCATCCCTGTCTTGAGGCCCAGGCGTCAGAAACTGGATGCCTTGTGCGGCTACCAGGTGCACCAGGGCGTGTGCATGGAGGTGAGCCCGCTGCGACCCCGGCCTTGCGATGAGGCGGCAGACACGAGCTCAGGCGACGACCCTCAGCAGCTGTGGCTCGTCCTTGAGGGGCTCCAGGATCCCCGCAATCTTGGGGCTGTGATGCGCTCCGCTCACTTCCTCGGAGTAGACAGAGTCATCACCAGCCGGAGAAACAG CTGTCCGCTTACTCCAGTAGTCAGCAAGGCCAGCGCTGGGGCTATGGAGGTGATGGACGTGTTCGCCACTCCTGACCTGCCCGGTTTTTTGCAG gCCAAGGCCCAGCAGGGGTGGCTCGTGGTGGGCACAGTGGGCTGCCCCGGTCCCGAGATCTCCCAGTCCTCCAAGGTCCCCATCACTAGTTGCTTAGAGTTCGTCTGGGACCGGCCTACCCTCCTGGTGCTGG GCAGTGAGGGCTCTGGTCTGTCCCAGGAGGTTTTTGCCTCCTGCCAGCTGCTCCTTACTATTCTGCCCAGACGCCACCTGCCTCCTGGTCTTGAGTCCTTGAATGTATCTGTGGCCACAG GAATTCTTCTACACTCCATTTGCAGTCAGAAGAAGGTTTTCCCTGTGCAGGAGAGAGGACAACTTCTCCAAGACTCCTGA
- the Dhrs11 gene encoding dehydrogenase/reductase SDR family member 11: MWPNAEVSRAEPRPEAGPTGGGSRLNSKLPASPPAVTREPPIFSNPRLSLPLSVPGSPNEVGRRLGTMTRAGMERWRDRLALVTGASGGIGAAVARALVQQGLKVVGCARTVGNIEELAAECKSAGYPGTLIPYRCDLSNEEDILSMFSAVRSQHSGVDICINNAGMARPDTLLSGSTSGWRDMFNVNVLALSICTREAYQSMKERNVDDGHIININSMCGHRVPPQSVIHFYSATKYAVTALTEGLRQELLEAQTHIRATCISPGLVETQFAFKLHDKDPGEAAATYEHIKCLRPEDVAEAVIYVLSTPPHVQVGDIQMRPTEQVT, translated from the exons ATGTGGCCCAATGCGGAGGTCTCGAGGGCGGAGCCCCGGCCGGAGGCCGGGCCGACAGGGGGTGGGTCTAGGCTCAACTCCAAATTGCCGGCGTCCCCCCCTGCAGTGACCAGGGAGCCACCGATCTTCAGTAACCCCAGACTAAGCCTCCCGCTCTCAGTGCCTGGTTCGCCGAACGAGGTGGGCAGAAGGCTCGGGACCATGACTAGAGCTGGCATGGAGCGGTGGCGCGACCGGCTGGCACTGGTGACGGGAGCCTCGGGGGGCATCGGTGCGGCCGTGGCCCGGGCTTTAGTCCAGCAGGGACTGAAGGTTGTGGGTTGTGCCCGCACCGTTGGCAACATCGAG GAGCTGGCTGCTGAATGTAAGAGTGCAGGCTACCCCGGGACTTTGATCCCCTACAGATGTGACCTGTCAAACGAGGAGGACATCCTCTCCATGTTCTCAGCTGTCCGATCCCAGCACAGTGGCGTGGATATCTGCATCAACAATGCCGGCATGGCCCGGCCTGACACCCTGCTCTCGGGCAGCACCAGCGGATGGAGGGACATGTTCAAT GTGAATGTGCTGGCCCTCAGCATCTGCACTCGGGAGGCTTATCAGTCCATGAAGGAGCGGAACGTAGACGACGGGCACATCATTAACATCAACAG CATGTGTGGCCACCGAGTCCCACCCCAGTCTGTGATCCATTTCTATAGTGCGACTAAGTATGCCGTCACTGCACTGACAGAGGGACTCAGGCAAGAGCTTCTGGAGGCCCAGACCCACATCCGGGCCACG TGTATCTCTCCAGGCTTGGTGGAGACACAGTTTGCCTTCAAACTCCATGACAAGGACCCGGGGGAAGCAGCTGCCACCTATGAACACATAAAG TGTCTCAGACCAGAGGACGTGGCTGAGGCTGTCATCTACGTTCTTAGCACACCCCCGCATGTTCAG GTTGGTGACATCCAGATGAGGCCCACGGAGCAGGTGACCTAG